In a genomic window of Xenopus laevis strain J_2021 chromosome 5S, Xenopus_laevis_v10.1, whole genome shotgun sequence:
- the LOC121394335 gene encoding vomeronasal type-2 receptor 26-like has protein sequence MLFFPFTTDAQNCMKCSKYEKSNSGRNSCIPRNINYLSYEDQLGSTLSFISIILSIMCAVILGIFRKYCETPIVRANNQYLSCLLLISLMLCFLSSLLFIGRPTQICCILQQVIFGIVFTISLSSLLAKTLTVIIAFNATKPGSKLKKYVGTQLSIILIIVCSLGETVISAVWLASNPPFAEADTLSDPDYIFLFCNEGSVILFFCIIGYMGTVALLSFIAAFLAKDFPDRFNEAKNITFSMLVFCSVWVTFVPAYLSSKGSRMVAVEIFAILSSSAGLLGCIFIPKCYIIFLKPELNTKDPIVRK, from the coding sequence atgttattttttccttttactaCAGATGCTCAAAATTGCATGAAATGCTCTAAATATGAAAAGTCAAATTCTGGAAGAAACAGCTGCATCCCAAGGAATATAAATTACCTTTCCTATGAAGACCAACTGGGCTCTACTTTATCCTTCATCTCCATAATATTATCCATCATGTGTGCTGTAATCCTGGGAATCTTTAGAAAGTATTGTGAGACTCCtatagtgagagccaacaaccAATATCTCAGCTGTCTCCTCCTCATCTCTCTCATGTTGTGTTTCCTTTCCTCTTTATTATTCATTGGGCGCCCCACACAGATATGTTGTATCCTTCAACAAGTGATCTTTGGTATTGTGTTTACTATTTCTCTTTCATCTTTGTTGGCTAAAACTCTCACAGTTATTATTGCCTTTAATGCCACAAAGCCTGGGAGCAAGCTGAAGAAGTATGTAGGAACCCAACTGTCCATCATACTAATCATTGTATGTTCTTTAGGTGAGACTGTGATTTCTGCTGTGTGGTTGGCCTCCAATCCCCCATTTGCAGAGGCTGATACTCTTTCTGATCCAGACTATATTTTTCTGTTCTGTAATGAGGGGTCTGTCATCCTTTTCTTCTGTATAATTGGTTATATGGGAACCGTGGCCCTACTGAGTTTCATTGCTGCATTTCTAGCCAAGGATTTCCCTGACCgatttaatgaggctaaaaacatcactttcagtatgttggtgTTCTGTAGCGTGTGGGTGACATTTGTCCCTGCATACCTGAGCAGTAAGGGGAGTAGAATGGTGGCTGTTGAGATATTTGCCATTTTATCTTCCAGTGCTGGATTGTTAGGCTGTATATTCATTCCCAAATGTTATATCATTTTTCTAAAGCCTGAACTGAACACAAAAGACCCAATTGTTAGAAAATGA